The following DNA comes from Burkholderia sp. HI2500.
AGCCCCAGCCGGTGGCCGGCTTCCAGCTTGTAGTCACGCGGCATGAACGTCAGCTTCAGGTCGTACGGCATGCCGGGCAGAACCGGCTGCGAGACCCACTCCGACACGCGGTTGCGCGGGTCGGTCCACGCCCGCGTGACGATCGTCGCCGTGCCGTCCGGCGCGCGATCGACCAGCAGGGCCGTCACGTTGGCCACGGCCGTGAAGGTCAGCCTGACGCGCGCGGTCGCCGAACCGGACAGGCGTGTCGCGGCCGTGAGCGGCGCGGTTTCGAAGCGGCTGCGGTTCTCGCCCGTCGGCGCGTTCGCCAGCGTGAGCGCGGTAATGCGCGCATCGTCGGTGAAACGCGCGAGCGGGCCGCCGGTCGGCAGCCGCAGCAGCGTGCCGGTTCCCGCGCCGTCGCCGCCCGCGAAGTACGTGACCGGCGTGGCGTGGCGCGCGGCCCAGTCCGCTTCCTTCAGCAGCGTGCCGTCCGCCTGCTCGATCACCGCGCGCGGATCACGTTCGACGCCATTGTCGAAACCGATCAGGTAGCGCGTAAACCAGCGGTTCACTTCCGCGGTCCACGCATCGGCCATCGCCGGCACGCGGGTCGGGTCGGTGTGCTTCAGGCGATGCAGCCACAGCTGCGTCGGCACGCCCTGGCGCCGCATCGCGAGATGCCACAGCGTCGACTGGTCGACCCGCACGTTGTCGTCGGTGAGCCCCTGCGCGACGAGCGCCGGCGCGACCGCGTACGCGGTGGGAATATCGCGCGCGGCCCAGAACGGCGAATAGTCGCCGGTCTTGCGGTCTTCCTGCTGCAGCGCTTCGTCGATCAGGTGCGTGCAGCGCTCCGGATGCGCGTTCGTCAGCAGCGCCTTGATGTACACGTCGACGTCCTCGCCCTGATAGCCTTCCGGCGCACGCACGAGCCCGCCCGAGCGGTAGTAGCCGTACATGTTCGTCAGCCCGGCGACCGGCACGATCGCGTCGAGCCCGCGCGTGCGCAGGCTCGCGACCATCTTCGGCAGCGTGCCGTCGTACGACACGCCGTACATGCCGACGTGGCCCGTCGACCAGTTCGCGACGACCGTCTTGCCGTTCGCGTCCTTCGCGGTCGCGTCGCGGCCGAGCCAGCGGATCACCGAGGCCATCGCGACCGATTCGTCGCGGGTGAGGATCGTCGGGCAGCCGTCCGAGCCGGCCGTGCCGAGCGAATCCGCGTAGACGATCGTGAAGCCGCGCGGGATGAAGTAGCCCTCGATCCACGAGCGCCCGGCGGCGGCCGCCTCGACCTGCTGCAGCATCCGCACCTGCGGCGCGGCGGCCATGATGCGTGCGGAGGCACCGGTCGCTGCCGCGGCCGCCGTGGCGGCCGGATGCGGCGTGCCGTCGAGTTCGACGTCGACGTTGTGGTCGGGGCTGTCGGCGAGGCCCGCGTAGTACGGGCTCGCGAGCACGATGACGGGCGTGCGCGCGCCGTTCGCGGTTTCGGTCGGGCGCACGATGCGCACGTGGATGCGGTCGCGCGTGCCGTCGCCGTCGGAGTCGACCGGCGTGTCGACCCACGCGTTCTCCTCGATCGTGCCGCCCGACAGCGACGGCTGCACCTGGCCGTTCGCGATCACGGGCCGGTAGCGGCCGCCGCTGGCCGGGTTGGCGTACGGCACGCCCGACGGCGAAATGCGTGACGCGAGCGACTGCTTGTCGGCCGCCGAGGCGGCGGCCCCCTCCTGTTGGCCCTGCGCGAGCGCGGAGGCGCCCGCCACGCTGCCGCCGTCGTCGCCGCCGCACGCGGCGAGCGTTGCGGCCGCAACGAGCGCGGGAAGCCACGCGCGACGTAATCCGGTTCGATGAATGTCCATTGTCGACCTCTTGTTGTGATTGTCTGGAACCGGACGGCCCGCGATATGCCCCCTGCGGCCCGGCCGGGTGCTGCATCGGATGAAACGGAACTGCATCTTCGAAAGCGCCGGGCGCGATGCCCGGGTGTCACGGCCGGTGTCGACGCGCGTCACGCATCGCGCGACCCGGTGAGCGTCGGGGCGATTGCATCGCCTCGACCGCGAAGCGTCAGCGCGGCGGCTGATTCGGGGCGCCCGGTCGAAGCGAGGCCGGCGGCACGAAGTGAATACAGGAGTGCGAATCAAATGCGGGCATGCCCGATCTTCCTTCAGGTTTCAGATGAAACGGAACGGCACGATGCGATAAGGCGGGGATGGTGCGAACGGCGGTGCTGCAACGGCAGGAAAGCGCGACGCGAGTCGGCAGGGCTGGCCGGAATGCTTTCCGGAAGCTTGCGCAAAACTTATCTCAGTGAAATCTCGGTGTCAAACTTTTTTAGTT
Coding sequences within:
- a CDS encoding Xaa-Pro dipeptidyl-peptidase, coding for MDIHRTGLRRAWLPALVAAATLAACGGDDGGSVAGASALAQGQQEGAAASAADKQSLASRISPSGVPYANPASGGRYRPVIANGQVQPSLSGGTIEENAWVDTPVDSDGDGTRDRIHVRIVRPTETANGARTPVIVLASPYYAGLADSPDHNVDVELDGTPHPAATAAAAATGASARIMAAAPQVRMLQQVEAAAAGRSWIEGYFIPRGFTIVYADSLGTAGSDGCPTILTRDESVAMASVIRWLGRDATAKDANGKTVVANWSTGHVGMYGVSYDGTLPKMVASLRTRGLDAIVPVAGLTNMYGYYRSGGLVRAPEGYQGEDVDVYIKALLTNAHPERCTHLIDEALQQEDRKTGDYSPFWAARDIPTAYAVAPALVAQGLTDDNVRVDQSTLWHLAMRRQGVPTQLWLHRLKHTDPTRVPAMADAWTAEVNRWFTRYLIGFDNGVERDPRAVIEQADGTLLKEADWAARHATPVTYFAGGDGAGTGTLLRLPTGGPLARFTDDARITALTLANAPTGENRSRFETAPLTAATRLSGSATARVRLTFTAVANVTALLVDRAPDGTATIVTRAWTDPRNRVSEWVSQPVLPGMPYDLKLTFMPRDYKLEAGHRLGLVVLSSDNEATLRPTPGTGLTLDPAGTSVTVPLASS